The DNA window TCAGCGCCCGGCTGGCGATCGACCCCACCGACGAGTACGGCGTCGCCGCCGTGTCCCCCAGCACCACCCGCACCCGCTCCAGCGGCACCCCCACCCGGTCGGCGGCGAGCTGCGCCAGCGCGGTCTCGATGCCCTGGCCCATGCCGACCACGCCCGAGGAGACGACCACCGAGGCGTCCTGCTCCATCCGCAGCACCGCCGTCTCGTAGCCGCCGGCCTGCACCCCGATGGCCCTGAGGTCGTCGGACGGCCCCATGCCGGTGCTCTCGACGTGGCAGGACCAGCCGATGCCGCGCCGCCTGCCGTCGTCCTTGACCACCGGCTCGACCAGGTCGCGCAGCGTCCGCAGGGCGCGCGGATAGTCGCCGGAGTCGTAGCGCTGGTGGACGCGGGTCACGCACGGCAGCTCGTCCGGCCCCAGCAGGTTGCGCAGCCGCAGCTCGACCGGGTCGACGCCGAGCCTGCGCGCGGCCTCGTCGATCAGCCGCTCCCTCGTCAGGGTCCCCTCCGGCTGGCCGAAGCCGCGGTAGGAGCCGGTGGGGGTCGTCGTGGTCACCACGGCCCGCACGCGGACGGCGGCGCGCTCGAACCGGTACGGCCCCGGCAGCATCGTGGCGGTCACCGCCGCCGTCGAGGCGCCCGCGTTCGACGGGTGGGCGCCGAGGTCGGCGAGCACGTCCGTCTCCAGCGCGAGGAAGCGCCCGTCGTGGTCCAGGGCCAGCCGCGCCCGGTGCACGGCGGCCCGCGCGGGCAGGGTGGCGAGCAGGCGGTCCCCCGGGGCCTCCGTCCAGGCCACGGGCCGGCCGAGGCGCGTCGCGGCCAGGCAGACCAGCGTCTCGTCCGGGTAGACGTGCTCCTTGGCGCCGAAGCCGCCGCCGGTGTCGCCGGCGATCACCCGTACCCGGTCGTGCGAGAGGCCGAGCGCCTCGGCCAGGTGCTCGCGCACGTGGTGCGGCGCCTGGGTGGAGATGTGCACGGTCAGCTCGTCGCCGGACCAGTCGGCCACGACGCCGCGCGGCTCGATGGGGTGCGGCGAGACCCGCCCCATCCGGAACGTCATCTCCACCACGTGCGGCGCCGCCTCGATCACGGCCGCGCAGTCGTCGTCGCCGAGCCGGAAGTCGGTGACGACGTTCGTGCCGAGGTCGGGGTGGAGCAGCGGGGCGTCCTCCGCCGCCGCCCGCTCCACGCCGACCACCGCGGGCAGCTCGGCGAGCTCCAGGTCGACGAGGTCGGCGGCGTCCCTGGCCGCCTCGGGGGTACGGGCGACGACGAGGGCGAGGGGCTGGCCCGCGTACCTGATGGTCTCGTCCAGCACCGGGTAGCCGGTGAGGCGCTGGCCCGGGGCGAGGTTGACGCAGGGCAGGCGGAGGCCCGCGGCGTCCGAGGGGACGATCACGTCGAGCACGCCCTCGGCCGACCAGGCTCCCTTGGCGTCGCAGCCGAGCAGCCGCCCGTGGGCGATGGGGCTGCGGATCACGTGCGCGTACGCCTGGCCGGGCAACCGGACGTTGCCGACGTACCTGGCCCGCCCGGTCAGCAGCCGGGCGTCTTCCCGTCGCGGCGTCCTGGCGCCGACATATCCGTCTCCCATGGGCCGATTGTGAGCGCGCTCCGGCGGGCGGTCCATACGATCCACGGGTAGACCCAGGTCAGAGGGGGTGGCCGATGCAGACGTTCCTGCCTTATCCGGATTTTGTGGCGACCGCGGAGGTGCTCGACCCGCTACGGCTCGGCAAGCAGCGGGTGGAGACCCTGCAGATCCTGCGCGCCCTCACGGTCCCCGGGTACGGCTGGCGGCACCACCCCGTCGTCAAGATGTGGGCCGGGTACGAGGAGGCGCTCATCCGCTACGGCCTGGAGGTCTGCGACACCTGGTGCGCCCTGGGCCGCGCCGACACCTGCGCGGCCACCATGACCGCCGAGCTGGCCCGGCTCCGCGGCACCCCCGAGATCCGCCGCCAGCCCGAGCTCGCCACGGCCGGCGAGCTGCCGCCCTGGCTCGGCGACGAGGCCCTGCACCGCAGCCACCGGTCGGCCCTGCTGCGCAAGGACCCGGCCTACTACCGGCCGAAGTTCGGCGACGAGGAGCCGGACGACCTGGAGTACGTCTGGCCCCGTTCCGACCGCCTCCCGCCCCAGGCGTAGCCCACGCGGGTGAGCTGGAAGACGCCCGTGCCGAACATCATCACCCCGAGGGGCACGTGAAGCGTCTTCACGTGCATCATGCCGAGAATCGACACCACGACGGTCGCCACCATGAGCAGGGCCGCGGGCGGGACGTACGTCACCGGCGCGCCGCCGCTCCGCCAGGCCAGGAGCGCGGCGGCGAGGTGCAGGACGCCGACGACGGCCAGGACCACCGCCGACGCCATGTGCGCGGCGCGACCGCCCGGCTCGGACAGCAGCAGGCCCGCCGTGACCGCCTGGAACAGCAGCGCCACCACATGCAGCGGCACGACGACCCTGAGCGCCCGCAGGGTCCAGTGGGGAGTGCTCATGATCGTCCTTTCGCGACGGGGGCCGGGAGGCCCGCGGTGATCAGGGTCTCGGCCCGCTCGGTCGCGAGCATCGCCCCATGAGCGACGAGCCGCACCAGCGCGGCGTCCCCGGCCACGAGAGGCCGCGAGACGTCCGCGCCGGGCACGCGCCCGGCGGCGGTCGTGGCGGCGATCCGCTGCGCGGCGTCCGTTCCTGGGTCGCGCCAGGCGGCCACGTCGGCGTCCGTCACGCGGTACGGGGCCAGCGCCGCGAGCAGGGCCAGCCGGGCCGCGGGCCGGTCGGCGGGCGGGAGGCCGGCGAGCGGCCCGTCCAGCCAGGCGTTGCCCATCGGCGGGTGCTCGCCGTCCCACGCGGCGACCGCGCCGGCGACGGCGGCACGGGCGGCGGCGCTGAGCAGGTCGCCCCCGTCGCCCGCGACCGTGCGCAGCGCCGCGTAGGCGACGCCCGCGGGCGTGCCCCCGGCCCAGCCGGGCGCGGGACGCCCGCCGAGGTCGGCGATCAGCGGCAGGCTCGCGCCGCCGGGCAGCCGCCTGCGCACCGCCCGCGCCATCGCCCGCCCGCCCACGCTCCGCACCAGCCGCGACTTCTGCAGGTTGCCCGGCAGCAGGTTCTCGGTGAGCAGCGCCGAGGCGACCCGGTTGACGAAGTGGAAGGTGAGCGCCGTTCCGACGTACTCGGGCGCCTGCTCGGCGGGGAACGGCGCGGGGCCCCGCTCCTTGGCCCAGGCCAGCAGCCGCGCGTGCCCGGGATCGTCAGGGACGCCACCGGCGGCGACGGTCTCGGCGAGCCGGTGGTCGCCGGTCGCGTGCAGCAGCGTGGTGTGCGCCGCCACGCAGAACGGGCACCGGTTGGCCAGCGACACCCCCAGCGCCACGACCTCCTTGCCGGTGCGTGAGACGTCCCCCGCGAGCAGCGTCTCGCGCAGCGCGGCCCAGGTGGCCGCCAGCACCTCGGGCGCGGGCGACAGCGTCAGGAAGACCGCCATGCGCGCCATGCCGAAGTCGTCGGCGAGCTGCCGGTACACGTCGGCGACCCGCCCGGTCGCGGCGTCGGGCGGCACGGGGGTCACGTAGCGGAACTGGCCCCTGTTTCTGGTCGTGTCCATGCCGGACATCGTGCGGCCCCGGCCGGCTCGCGGTCGTCGTGCCGCCGGATGCATCTCCCCGTACGCCGGCGAACCGGGACGCCCGCCGCGTACTACGCCGGAAGTAGCCGGAGATTACGCCCTTCTGCGGAGGATCGCCGCCGGGAAAAACCCTAATCTGCAGAGGTGAGGTATCTGGAGCGCTTGGGGCCGTCCGCCCAGGACGCGCTGCTCGCCGGGGTCGTCGCCGTCATGCTGACGGTCAACGTGCTCGCCGGCGCGGCGGGCGATAGCCCGGCCGGCCGCACGAACGGCCTCGCGAACGGCCTCGCGATCGGCCTCGCCATCGACCTCGGGGCCGTCCTCGCCGGCTCGCTCGCGCTCGTGGCCTGGCGGCGGGCTCCCCTGACGGCGCTGGCCGTCAGCACGGCCGCCATGCTCGGCTACGCCGTGCACGCCCAGCCCGGCCCGCCGGCCGCGTTCCCCGTGCTGATCGCGGTGTTCGGCGCGGTCAGGCACGGCCACCGCCTGCTGCCCGCGCTCGCCGCCGCCGTCTTCCTGGGCGCGGGCCTCGCCGCCGACCTCGCCACCGTCACCAACCGGAGCGACAAGGAGATCCTCCAGAGCACGACGCTGCTGCTCGGCTGGTTCGTGGCGGCGGGGGTGGCGGCGACGGTGACGCGGCACCGGCAGGCGTACCTGGAGCAGGCCGAGCAGCGGGCCGCCGAGGCCGAGCGCACCCGCGAGGAGGTCGCCAGGCGGCGGGCGGGCGAGGAGCGGCTGCGCATCGCCCGGGAGCTGCACGACTCGCTCACCCACAGCATCTCCGTCATCAAGGTGCAGGCCGGGGTGGCCGTCCACCTGGCCCGCAAGCGGGGCGAGGAGGTCCCCGCGGCGCTGCTGGCGATCCAGGAGGCGAGCGGTGACGCCATGCGCGAGCTGCGCGCCACCCTGGAGGTGCTGCGCGACGACACCCCGCAGCCGCCCGCCGTGGAGGAGGACGTGCCGAGCGGGCTGGACCGGCTCGACGACCTGGTGCGGCGGGCCCGCTCGATCGGCCTGCCGACCACGGTGACCGTCTCGGGAGCCCGGCGCGCGCTGCCGCCTGAGGTGGACCGGGCCGCGTACCGGATCGTCCAGGAGGCGCTCACCAACGTCTCCCGCCACGCGGGAGCGGCGGCGGCCCGGGTGCGCGTCGAGTACGCGGACGCCGAGCTGGTGGTCCAGGTGGACGACGACGGCAGGGCGTCGGCCGGCGAGCCCCCCGTCCCCGGCACCGGCCTGCGCGGCATGAGCGAGCGCGTGACGGCGCTCGGCGGCCGGCTGCGCACCGAGCCCCGCCCCGAGGGCGGCTTCACCGTCCACGCCGCGCTGCCGCTGCGGGAGCCGGCGTGATCCGCGTGCTGCTCGCCGACGACCAGGCGCTCATCCGCGGCGGCTTCCGCGCCCTGCTGGAGGCCGAGGACGACCTGGAGGTGGTCGCCGAGGCCGCGAACGGCGAGCAGGCCGTCGCACTGGCCCTGGAGCACCGCCCCGACGTGGCGCTGGTCGACATCCAGATGCCGGTCATGGACGGCATCGAGGCCACCCGCCGCATCGCCGCCGACGAGCGCCTGTCCGGCACGCACGTCGTGATCCTCACCAACTACGGCCTCGACGAGTACGTCGTCAACGCCCTGCGCGCCGGCGCCGGCGGCTTCCTGGTGAAGGACACCGAGCCCGCCGACCTGCTCCAGGGCGTGCGCGTGGCGGCCCGTGGCGACGCGCTGCTGTCCCCCGCGATCACCCGCCGCCTGATCGGCGAGTACGTCTCCCGCCGCCCCGGCCCGTCCCCCGAGGCCCTGGGCGTGCTGACCAACCGCGAGCGCGAGGTCACCGCGCTGGTCGCCCGCGGCCTGTCCAACGACGAGATCGCCGCCCATATGGTGATCAGTCCCACCACCGCGAAGACGCACGTCAGCCGGGCGATGACCAAGCTCCGCGCCCGTGACCGCGCGCAACTCGTGGTGTTCGCCTACGAATCCGGGCTGGTCGCCCCCCGGCATGGTGGAATGGACGTGGATCACTAGGGAGGAGCGCTTCGTGGGCATCGTTTCGCGCGGCTTCCAGGGGAGGCGCAGGGACGACGACGACCGGCTGCCTCCCGGCCAGTACCTCGTCGAGGACTTCCCCGTGCTGTCCGCCGGGCCGACGCCGCGGGTGCCGCGCGAGCGGTGGGAGTTCACCGTCGGCACGGAGGACGGCCGGACGCACCGCTGGACGTGGGACGAGCTGATGGCGCTCCCCCAGGAGACGCCGACCGTCGACCTGCACTGCGTCACCAAGTGGTCAAAGCTGGGCACCACGTGGCAGGGCGTCTCCCTCGACGTGCTCTTCGAGGACGTCGAGAGCGCCGCCGACCACGCCCTGGTCCACTCCTACGGCGGCTACACCACCAACCTGCCGGTGGAGGACCTGCTCGACGGCAAGGCGTGGATCGTGCACCGTTTCGACGGCGAGGAGCTGGCACCCCAGCACGGCGGCCCCGCCCGGCTGCTCGTGCCGCACCTCTACCTGTGGAAGTCGGCCAAGTGGGTGCGCGGCATCCACCTGCTCGACGAGGACCATCCGGGCTTCTGGGAGACCGCGGGCTACCACAACTACGGCGACCCGTGGCGCGAGCAGCGTTACGAGGGCGACTGAGGTGCGCGGCCGCCTGCCCTGGCGGGCCGCCCGCCTGCGCGAGGTCAGGGTGGAGACGGCCACCGCGCGCACGCTCGTGTTCGAGGTGCCCGGCTGGCCGGGCCACCTGGCGGGCCAGCACGTGGACGTGCGGCTGACGGCCGGCGACGGCTACACGGCGCAGCGCAGCTACTCGCTGGCCGCGCCGCCGGACGGCGAGCTGGTCGCGCTGACGGTGGAGACCGTGCCGGACGGCGAGGTGTCGCCGTACCTGACCGAGGTGATGGAGCCCGGCGACCTGGTCGAGATCCGGGGGCCGGTGGGCGGCTGGTTCGTCTGGCGGCCGGCGAGCAGGGCCCCGGTGCTGCTGGTCGGCGGCGGGTCCGGGATCGTCCCGCTGATGGCGATGATCAGGGAGCGCCGGCGGGTGGGCAGCCGGGCGCCGTTCCGCCTGGTCTACTCGCTGCGCGACCCGGAGAGCCGCTACTACGCCGAGGAGCTGCGCCGGCCCGATCCCGGCCTGGACGTCACCTACCTCTACACCAGGGCCGCGCCCGACGGCGTGTCCCGCCCGGCCGGGCGGGTCACCCTGGCCGACCTGGCGGAGGGCGGCTGGCCGACCGGGTTCGAGGCCGACTGCTACGTGTGCGGGCCGACCGGGTTCGTGGAGGCCGCCGCCGACCTGCTGCTGGCGCTCGGGCACGCGCCGGAGCGCGTCCGTACCGAACGATTCGGCCCGACCGGAGGGTGACATGACCGCTGACCACCTGGACGGCAACGTCCTGGCCGGCCCGCTCGGCGAGCTCTTCGCCGTGGACCTCACCGCCGCCACCGGCCGCTGCGTCCACTGCGGGCGCACCGGCCCGGTCGGCGAGATGCGCGTCTACGGGCCGGAGCCCGGCCTGGTGGCCCGCTGCCCCGGCTGCGAGGAGGTGCTGATGCGGCTCGTCCGCGGCCCCGGCGCGGCCTGGCTCGACCTGCGCGGCGTGGTGTCCCTGCGGGTGCCCCTGCCCGAGTGAGCATGGCGGGCAGGTGAACATATCGGGTCCTCTCGGCCGTACGTCCGGGACCGGGCCCGCACGGCCCTCCGACTGAGTACACTCGGGCTCGATCCACGGCCGAGATCTGTACGGCGAGGCTCTTGGCCAGGGGGCGGCCTCCCTTCGGCCCTGTCCCTTGGGGAGTCACGTGAGCAGCGGGCTTGTCGACGCGCCGCCCTCCGGGCCGGGCGCGCAGCCGCGCCGGCGCCGCCGCTGGCTGCGGTGGGCGCTGGCGATCTCGGTGACCGTCGTCCTGCTGGTGGTGGGCGTCGCGGTCGGCGTGCTCGCCAAGCTCAACGGCAACATCAAGCACGAGGCCGTCACCGCCGACGACCTCGGCACGACCCGCCCGCCCAAGGTCGCCGGCACCGCCATGAACGTCCTGGTGGTCGGCTCCGACCAGCGCGACGGCAAGAACGCCAGGTACGGCCGCTCCATCGCGGGCGAGCGCACCGACACGATCATGCTGATGCACGTGTCGTCGAAGCGCGACAACGCGATGGTCGTCAGCTTCCCGCGCGACTCGCTCGTGCAGCTTCCGGCCTGCCGGGCCGTGGGCGCGTTCCCCGGGCAGCGGGCGCACCTCGGCATGATCAACGAGTCGTTCAACTCCGGCGGCATCGGCTGCACGTGGAAGACGATCGAGCACCTCACCCACATCCGCATCGACCACTTCGTGAAGGTCGACTTCACCGGCTTCAAGGGCATCGTCAACGCCCTCGGCGGCGTCGAGGTCTGCCTGCCGCAGCGCGTGGACGACAAGAAGGCGCTGCTGCACCTGCCCGCCGGCCGGCAGAAGCTCAACGGCGAGCAGGCGCTCGGCTACGTCCGCGCCCGCTACAGCTTCGGCGACGGCTCCGACATCGGGCGCATCCAGCGGCAGCAGATGTTCATCGCCTCGATGGTGAAGCAGGTGATGAGCGGCGAGACGCTGACCGACCCGGCCAAGCTGTTCGGCCTGCTCGACGCCGCCACCAAGGCGGTCACCACCGACCGCGACCTGACCACCGGTGTGATGAAGGACCTCGCCACCAGCCTCCAGGGGCTCGACGTCGGCAAGATCCGGTTCATCACGACCCCGTGGCACTACTCCCTCACCCAGCCGGGCCGGGTGGAGTGGACACAGCCGCAGGCCAACCGGCTGTTCCAGATCGTCGCCAAGGACCAGAGCGTCGAGGGCGTCAAGGGCGGCCAGGCCAAGGTGGGCCGCTCCAAGATCCAGATCGAGCTGCGCAACGGCACCTGGCGCGGCGGCCTCGGCACCCAGGTCGCCGCCTTCCTCGAACAGCGCGGCTACCACATCACCAAGATCGGCGACACCGCCCGCAAGCCGTACGCGAAGACCACCGTCCTCTACGGCCCCAACGGCGAGACCCGCGTCCCCACTCTCACCGGCGACCTGCTCGGCGCGACGCTGCGCGAGCTGCCCGCGGCCCGGACCAACAACCTGGTCCTGGTGATCGGCGACGACTGGAAGGGTTTGAAGGCGCTGCGCGCCGACGACAGCGAGGCGATCAAGGGCTTCGACGCCACGCACGACTCCTGCGCCACCTGACGACCGTTCCGCGCCGGATAAAGTCCTTTTCGTGCTTTATGGGAGAGCTGGGGAGACCACCGCCGTCACCGCTCTGCTCGACTCGGCCCGCGACGGCGAGGGCGGCGCCCTGGCGCTGCGCGGGCAGGCCGGCGTCGGCAAGTCCGCCCTCCTCGACCTGGCCGCCTCCCTCGCGGTCGCGGACGGGATGCGGGTGCTGCGCGCCGACGGCATCGAACCGGAGTCCGACCTCGCCTTCGCCGCCCTGCACCAGCTCCTGCGGCCGGTGACCGGCCTCCTGGACGCGCTGCCCGGCCCGCAGCGCGACGCGCTGTCCGCCGCCCTCGGCCTCGCGGACACCCCCCACTCCGACCGGTTCCTGGTGGGGGCGGGGGCGCTGTCGCTGCTGGCCGAGGCGGCGGCCCCGGACGGGCTCCTGTGCCTGGTGGACGACGTCCAGTGGGTGGACCGGGCCTCGGCCGACGCCCTGCTGTTCGCGGCCAGGCGGCTGCGCACCGAGCGCGTCGCCGTGCTCTTCTCCGTCCGCGGGGACGCGCCGCTCACGGGCGTGCCGGAGCTGCGGGTCGGCGGCCTGGACGAGGAGAGCTGCGCCGCCCTGCTCGCCACGGGCGGGCCCGTCGCCCCGGACGTCGTACGGCGGCTGGCGGCCCTGACCGGGGGCAACCCGCTCGTGCTGCGCGAGGGCGTGGCCGCGCTGTCGCCCGCGCAGCTCGCCGGGCAGGCGCCCCTGCCGGATCCGCTGCCCGGCGGCGAGCAGCTGTTCGGCGAGCAGGTGGCCAGGCTGTCCCCGGCCGCCCGCCGGTTCCTGCTGCTCGCGTCCCTGGAGGCCGACCTCGCCCTCGTCGTACGGGCCGGAGCGGCCGCCGCGGAGGTGCTGCACGAGGTGGAGGCCGCCGGGCTCGTGACCGTGGCCGACGGGACGGTCAGGTTCCGGCATCCGCTCGTCCGGTCGGCCGCGCACGCCGCCGCCACGTCCGCCGAGGTGCGGGCCGCGCACGCCACCCTGGCCGGCCTGGTGACGGGCGACCGGCGGGCGCTGCACCTGGCCGCGGCCGCCCTGGGCCCGGACGAGCCGATCGCCGCCGAGCTCGCCGCCGCCGCCGGGCGGGCCCGCGAGCGCGGCGGCCACGGGGACGCGGCCACGGCGTTCGCCCGCGCCGCCGAGCTCACCCCCGATCCCCTGCGCAGGGCCGGACGCCTCAAGGACGCCGCCACCGCCGCCTGGCTCGCCGGCCGTCCCGGCCAGGCCCAGAGCCACCTCGCCGAGGCCCGCGAGCTCGCCGAGCGCGGGGAGAGCGGGGAGGGCGGGCTGCTGGAGGAGATCGCGCAGCTGCGCGGCCGGTTCGAGCTGAACAGCGGCGACGCCTCCGAGGCCGTCAGGATCCTCTCCGCGGGCGAGGGCATCGAGCTGCTGGCCGACGCCTCCGAGGCGGCCGGTTATGTGGGCGACGTGCCCGCCATCGTGGAGCTGGGCCGCCGGGCGAGCAGGCACCCGCCCGGCTTCCTCCGCGACGTGGTGACCGGCATCGGCGCCATGCTGGAGGACGGCAGCGGCGGCGAGCTGCTGCGCGGGGCGCTGGCCCGGACCGGCGAGCTGAGCCTGGCGGCGGAGCTGCTGTGGGCGTCGGCGGCGGCGAGCTATCTCGGGGAGTCCGACGTCTCCGCCGAGCTGGTCGAGCGGGCCGGGCGCGTGGCCCGCGTGTCGGGGATGGTGGGGCAGCTCCCGGTCGTGCTGGAGTTCGTGGCCACGGGCGAGCGTTTCAAGGGCCGCCTGGCCGAGAGCGCCGCCGTCGCCGAGGAGGGCCTGCAGCTCGCCCGCGAGGCCGGCTACACCAACTCGGTCGCCGCCCACCTCGCCAACCTGGCCGTCGTGGCCGCGCTGCGCGGCGAGGAGGAACGCTGCCGCGACCTGGCGGAGGAGGCGCTCGCCATCGCCGTCCCGCACCGGATCGGCCTGCGCGCCGGCGTCGCCGGGTACGCGCTGGCGCTCCTGGACCTCGGCCTCGGCCGGTACGCGGCGGCGCACGCCCGGTTCGCGGCGCTCGCCGCGGCCGGACCCGGCGCCGGCCATCCCACGGTGACCTGGCGCTCCACCCCGGACCGGGTGGAGGCCGCCCTCGCGGCGGGCGAGCACGCGGACGCGGCGGAGGCGCTGGCGGCGTACGAGCGGTGGGTGGCGCACGCCGTCACCGACGAGGCGCGGGCGCTGCTGGCCCGCTGCCGCGCCCTGCTCGCCGCCCCCGGAGCGGACGCCGAGCTGTTCGAGGAGGCGCTGAGCCGGCACGGCGAGCCCGTGGAGCGGGCGCGCACCGCGCTGCTGTACGGCGAGCGGCTGCGCCGCGCCCAGCGGCCCGGCCAGGCCAGGAACCACCTGCGGGCGGCGCTGGAGACGTTCGAGCGGCTGGGCGCGGCCCCCTGGGCGGAGCGGGCGCGCGGCGAGCTGCGCGCGGCGGGTGAGGCGGCGGCCCGGCCCGCGGCCGGCGACCCCGAGACCGTGCTGACGCCGCAGGAGCTGCGCATCGCCCGGCTGGTGGCGGAAGGCGCCTCCAGCAAGGAGGTCGCGGCCCGGCTGTTCCTCAGCCCGCGCACCGTGGAGTACCACCTCTACAAGATCTATCCCAAGCTGGGCGTCACGACCCGTACCGAGCTGGCCCGGCTGCTCGTGACGGCCAGTAGTCCTACGGAAGGCGTCCGCGCCCGCGCCCGGCAGGGTTGAGCCCATGACAACGAACATGATCGAGATCAACGGCGGGGACCTGTGGACCGAGGAGTTCGGGGACCCCGCGCACCCGCCGATCCTGCTGGTGATGGGGTCGATGTCGCAGGGCGTCCTGTGGCCGGACGAGCTCGTCGGGCGACTGGTCGCCGCGGGCCGCCGGGTCATCAGGTACGACCACCGCGACACCGGCCGCTCCGCCACCTTCGACTTCGCCGAGCAGCCGTACACCTGGCACGACATC is part of the Nonomuraea coxensis DSM 45129 genome and encodes:
- a CDS encoding xanthine dehydrogenase family protein molybdopterin-binding subunit, which gives rise to MGDGYVGARTPRREDARLLTGRARYVGNVRLPGQAYAHVIRSPIAHGRLLGCDAKGAWSAEGVLDVIVPSDAAGLRLPCVNLAPGQRLTGYPVLDETIRYAGQPLALVVARTPEAARDAADLVDLELAELPAVVGVERAAAEDAPLLHPDLGTNVVTDFRLGDDDCAAVIEAAPHVVEMTFRMGRVSPHPIEPRGVVADWSGDELTVHISTQAPHHVREHLAEALGLSHDRVRVIAGDTGGGFGAKEHVYPDETLVCLAATRLGRPVAWTEAPGDRLLATLPARAAVHRARLALDHDGRFLALETDVLADLGAHPSNAGASTAAVTATMLPGPYRFERAAVRVRAVVTTTTPTGSYRGFGQPEGTLTRERLIDEAARRLGVDPVELRLRNLLGPDELPCVTRVHQRYDSGDYPRALRTLRDLVEPVVKDDGRRRGIGWSCHVESTGMGPSDDLRAIGVQAGGYETAVLRMEQDASVVVSSGVVGMGQGIETALAQLAADRVGVPLERVRVVLGDTAATPYSSVGSIASRALTLGGGALVQAAARLRDKLVAIAAHRLEAAQEDLEIAGDAVRVKGDPQASVPLRELATSAWRGWDLPPGMPPGLEERVSYDPPGYTYAYGAHAAAVAVDPETGAVEVERYWAVNDAGVLVNPAVVEGQIHGGVAQGLGQALTEDIGYTEEGQPIIDYLLPTTREVPDIQVVLLETPSPITPGGMKGVGEAGTIGPPAAVANAVAAALPEIAGRVTDVPLTPAVVWSLLRDR
- a CDS encoding MSMEG_6728 family protein, with the translated sequence MATAEVLDPLRLGKQRVETLQILRALTVPGYGWRHHPVVKMWAGYEEALIRYGLEVCDTWCALGRADTCAATMTAELARLRGTPEIRRQPELATAGELPPWLGDEALHRSHRSALLRKDPAYYRPKFGDEEPDDLEYVWPRSDRLPPQA
- a CDS encoding carboxymuconolactone decarboxylase family protein; the encoded protein is MDTTRNRGQFRYVTPVPPDAATGRVADVYRQLADDFGMARMAVFLTLSPAPEVLAATWAALRETLLAGDVSRTGKEVVALGVSLANRCPFCVAAHTTLLHATGDHRLAETVAAGGVPDDPGHARLLAWAKERGPAPFPAEQAPEYVGTALTFHFVNRVASALLTENLLPGNLQKSRLVRSVGGRAMARAVRRRLPGGASLPLIADLGGRPAPGWAGGTPAGVAYAALRTVAGDGGDLLSAAARAAVAGAVAAWDGEHPPMGNAWLDGPLAGLPPADRPAARLALLAALAPYRVTDADVAAWRDPGTDAAQRIAATTAAGRVPGADVSRPLVAGDAALVRLVAHGAMLATERAETLITAGLPAPVAKGRS
- a CDS encoding sensor histidine kinase gives rise to the protein MRYLERLGPSAQDALLAGVVAVMLTVNVLAGAAGDSPAGRTNGLANGLAIGLAIDLGAVLAGSLALVAWRRAPLTALAVSTAAMLGYAVHAQPGPPAAFPVLIAVFGAVRHGHRLLPALAAAVFLGAGLAADLATVTNRSDKEILQSTTLLLGWFVAAGVAATVTRHRQAYLEQAEQRAAEAERTREEVARRRAGEERLRIARELHDSLTHSISVIKVQAGVAVHLARKRGEEVPAALLAIQEASGDAMRELRATLEVLRDDTPQPPAVEEDVPSGLDRLDDLVRRARSIGLPTTVTVSGARRALPPEVDRAAYRIVQEALTNVSRHAGAAAARVRVEYADAELVVQVDDDGRASAGEPPVPGTGLRGMSERVTALGGRLRTEPRPEGGFTVHAALPLREPA
- a CDS encoding response regulator, producing MIRVLLADDQALIRGGFRALLEAEDDLEVVAEAANGEQAVALALEHRPDVALVDIQMPVMDGIEATRRIAADERLSGTHVVILTNYGLDEYVVNALRAGAGGFLVKDTEPADLLQGVRVAARGDALLSPAITRRLIGEYVSRRPGPSPEALGVLTNREREVTALVARGLSNDEIAAHMVISPTTAKTHVSRAMTKLRARDRAQLVVFAYESGLVAPRHGGMDVDH
- a CDS encoding sulfite oxidase-like oxidoreductase, with translation MGIVSRGFQGRRRDDDDRLPPGQYLVEDFPVLSAGPTPRVPRERWEFTVGTEDGRTHRWTWDELMALPQETPTVDLHCVTKWSKLGTTWQGVSLDVLFEDVESAADHALVHSYGGYTTNLPVEDLLDGKAWIVHRFDGEELAPQHGGPARLLVPHLYLWKSAKWVRGIHLLDEDHPGFWETAGYHNYGDPWREQRYEGD
- a CDS encoding ferredoxin reductase, yielding MRGRLPWRAARLREVRVETATARTLVFEVPGWPGHLAGQHVDVRLTAGDGYTAQRSYSLAAPPDGELVALTVETVPDGEVSPYLTEVMEPGDLVEIRGPVGGWFVWRPASRAPVLLVGGGSGIVPLMAMIRERRRVGSRAPFRLVYSLRDPESRYYAEELRRPDPGLDVTYLYTRAAPDGVSRPAGRVTLADLAEGGWPTGFEADCYVCGPTGFVEAAADLLLALGHAPERVRTERFGPTGG
- a CDS encoding DUF6510 family protein translates to MTADHLDGNVLAGPLGELFAVDLTAATGRCVHCGRTGPVGEMRVYGPEPGLVARCPGCEEVLMRLVRGPGAAWLDLRGVVSLRVPLPE
- a CDS encoding LCP family protein, with amino-acid sequence MSSGLVDAPPSGPGAQPRRRRRWLRWALAISVTVVLLVVGVAVGVLAKLNGNIKHEAVTADDLGTTRPPKVAGTAMNVLVVGSDQRDGKNARYGRSIAGERTDTIMLMHVSSKRDNAMVVSFPRDSLVQLPACRAVGAFPGQRAHLGMINESFNSGGIGCTWKTIEHLTHIRIDHFVKVDFTGFKGIVNALGGVEVCLPQRVDDKKALLHLPAGRQKLNGEQALGYVRARYSFGDGSDIGRIQRQQMFIASMVKQVMSGETLTDPAKLFGLLDAATKAVTTDRDLTTGVMKDLATSLQGLDVGKIRFITTPWHYSLTQPGRVEWTQPQANRLFQIVAKDQSVEGVKGGQAKVGRSKIQIELRNGTWRGGLGTQVAAFLEQRGYHITKIGDTARKPYAKTTVLYGPNGETRVPTLTGDLLGATLRELPAARTNNLVLVIGDDWKGLKALRADDSEAIKGFDATHDSCAT